The Hypanus sabinus isolate sHypSab1 chromosome X1 unlocalized genomic scaffold, sHypSab1.hap1 SUPER_X1_unloc_4, whole genome shotgun sequence genomic interval tcaaaggcaggtcatgccttatgaagctgactgaattatttgaggatgtgactaaacacattgatgaaggaagagtaggagatgtagtgtatatggatttcagcaaggcatttgataagctacccatgcaaggcttattgagaaagtaaggagtcaggggatccaaagggaccttgctttgtggatccagaactggcttgcccacagaaggcaaagagtggttgtagacgggtcatattctgcatggaggttggtttggtgaccagtagtgtgcctcagggatgtgttctgggagcccttccctttgtgatttttataagtgacctggatgaggaagtggagggatgggttagtaaatttgctgatgacacaaaggttggaggtgttgtggaaagtgttgagggctgtcagaggttacagcgggacattgataggtgcaaaactaggctgagaagtggcagatgtagttcaacgcaggtaagtgtgaagtgcttcattttggtaggtcaaatatgatggcagaatatagcattaatgataagactcttggcagtgtggaggatcagagggatcttggggtctgagtctaaTGGACActtaaagcagctgcgcaggttgactgtgtggttatgaaggcgtacggtgtattggccttcatcaattgttgaattgaatttaggggctgagaggtaatgttgcagcgatataggatcctggtcagaccccacttggagtactgtgctcagttctggtcatctcactacaggaagaatgtggaagccatcctgcagagaagacttacaagaatgttgcctggattggggaatatgtctgatgagaataggttgagtgaactcggccttttctccctggagcgacggaggatgagaggtgacctgattgaggtgtacaagatgatgagaggcattgatcgtgtggatagtcagaggcttttcccatggctgaaatggctaacatgacagGGCAGTTTtcatgtgcttggaagtaggtacagaggagatatcagagtcAAGttcttttttacgcagagagtggtgagtgcatggaatgagctgctggcagcggtggtgaatgcggatatgatagggtcttttaacagattcctggataggtacatggagcttataaaatagagagctatgggtaaccctaggtaatttctaaaataagtacatgttcggaaCGGAATTGTGGGTCGAAGGacgtgtattgtgctgtagattttctgtgtttctatgaattAAACTTCTTTTGCCAGTCCTTAATCCTCGGCCCAATTAATTggatgatcaagactccctcctGTAATTTTTGATAATATTTTGTCTATGATGTCACCTGGGGTGTTTGTAAATTTACTAACTCTGCCTTGTACTTTCTCATCCAAACTATTTACCCAAATAATGAACAGGAGATGTACTAGCTCAGATGATTTTAGCAAATTCAGACTGGCTTCTCTAATCATCTACACTGTTCAAGTGTCATTAAGTGGCAGAAGCAATGTTTGTAGATGAAGATTTGAACAAGTGAATGATGGAAAAGGTTTAGAATCTATGGCCAGAATGTGGGCAAATCAGACTACCCCTGATGGACACCTTGTTCGGCATGATGGATTGCGGAAATGCCTGACTGACTCCAGTACTTAGTGGGAAGTaggtttagagtagagagaagaTTTGGAAGGGATGTGCCAGGGTATTTTTCAGCCAGAAAGCAGTTAATGTCTGGAGCACAGTTACTGATAGTGTTTGAGAAGTGTCTTGTGAGCATTTCAAACACATGGACATTTTGATATTGGGCTATGATATGAATATGGAAGGGTGCTCATTGCCCAACATGGATAAGTTGAGTTGAATGGCCAGTTTCCACGCCAGGTGCGGGGTTGGAGAATGAAATCCACTCACGTCCCCTTTCTGTCACTCTTTACCCGCAGGTATTTTTACACAAAgaccatctctgtcactctgtctTCAGTGAAGTGCATCCACAACATAGCATCGGACTACAGGATCACTGCAGTACGTGATTACTGTGATCAGCTCTTCTACAAACTCATGCCCCAGGACAGTTCATTTCAGCAGCAGCTGGAGCTTTACAAGTATGCAGGAAGAGTGAAGGACCCTGTGCTGCAGGAGATCTGCCTGCAGTACTTCTCCTGGAACTGTGAGACCTTCAGCCAGACAGTGGCATGGGATGAGCTGTCAGTCACAGACTTGGCTGCCCTGCTCCAGCGTTCAGATCTGGTCATTGAGAGTGAATTCACGCTGTTCCAGGCAGTGGAGTCCTGGATCTCCCGCAGTGGGCAGACTGATGCCGTTGGCCTGTTGATGAAGGGGATCCGCTTCCCAATGATGTCTCCCGAGGAGCTCATCTCCTTGCCTTTCAACTCCAGCCTGTACCAGCAGTTTGAGAGCGTGTTCACACAGGGGGTGCTGGAAGCTTTTGAGTTCCATTCGGTCCGTGCACAGGTGCTGAAATACTTCAAGGATTTGAACACCCCTGACTTCCAGCCacgcatctacacctccaaacaATGGAGCAGGACCCTGGCCATCCCCGGCCTCAGGGACTCTGCCTACCAGCGCACTGGTCTGTACGGACCCACGCCCTCATACTACAACAGGCAACAGAGGTATTATGGCCGCTACAACTCCTACTACTACTCCTCCCCACGCGTCTCCTTTCGGACCAAGCAACACATGAGCCAGCTGTTCAGCTCCAGCACGCTCCAATGGACCGCCTACTaccacagcacagcacagcattGCCGCAACAGCTACGTGTCATGTCCGTACGATACCTACCCCGTGGCAGTGCTGACCACGTACAACACCCCGGAAACCGTCACCTACCGCAACTCTCTGCTACTGCTCTGCAACAATAGCACCGTCTCCTATGTGCAGGAGATGAAGAACTCAACAGCTGTGTTGCCCTCCCACAACAACACTGActtttctctctttgcctgtgaTGATGGCATTTCCACCCTCCAGTTTGTCGTCCGGCCCTTTTATGTTTGACCCATTCAGAATTTGACCAACTGCTCAGTAGCAACAATGTAAACCCACATGTTTCCCCAGTccttctgtctctgtgtccattcCCAGTCCcttgccctctctctccccacccccagtccctccggctctgtgtccatccccagtcccttgccctctctctccccacccccagtccctccggctctgtgtccatccCCAGTCCCTTgccttctctctccccacccccagacCCTCCGGCTCTGTCCATTCCCAGTCCcttgccctctctctccccacccccagtccctccggctctgtgtccattCCCAGTCCcttgccctctctctccccacccccagtccctccggctctgtgtccatccccagtcccttgccctctctctccccacccccagtccctccggctctgtgtccatccccagtcccttgccctctctctccccacccccagacCCTCCGGCTCTGTCCATTCCCAGTCCcttgccctctctctccccacccccagtccctccggctctgtgtccattCCCAGTCCcttgccctctctctccccacccccagtccctccggctctgtgtccattCCCAGTCCcttgccctctctctccccacccccagtccctccggctctgtgtccatccccagtcccttgccctctctctccccacccccagtccctccggctctgtgtccatccccagtcccttgccctctctctccccacccccagtccctccggctctgtgtccatccccagtcccttgccctctctctccccacccccagtccctccggctctgtgtccatccccagtcccttgccctctctctcccaacccccagtccctccggctctgtgtccatccccagtcccttgccctctctctccccacccccagtccctccggctctgtgtccatccccagtcccttgccctctctctccccacccccagtccctccggctctgtgtccatccccagtcccttgccctctctctccccacccccagtccttctgtctctgtgtccatccACAGTCCcttgccctctctctccccacccccagtccctccggctctgtgtccatccccagtcccttgccctctctctccccacccccagtccctccggctctgtgtccatccccagtcccttgccctctctctccccacccccagtccctccggctctgtgtccatccccagtcccttgccctctctctccccacccccagtccctccagctctgtgtccatccccagtcccttgccctctctctccccacccccagtccttctgtctctgtgtccatccccagtcccttgccctctctctccccacccccagtccctccggctctgtgtccatccccagtcccttgccctctctctccccacccccagtccttctgtctctgtgtccatccccagtcccttgccctctctctccccacccccagtccctccagctctgtgtccatccccagtcccttgccctctctctccccacccccagtccttctgtctctgtgtccattcCCAGTCCcttgccctctctctccccacccccagtccctccagctctgtgtccatccccagtcccttgccctctctctccccacccccagtccctccggctctgtgtccatccccagtcccttgccctctctctccccacccccagtccctccggctctgtgtccatccccagtcccttgccctctctctccccacccccagtccctccggctctgtgtccatccccagtcccttgccctctctctccccacccccagtccctccggctctgtgtccatccccagtcccttgccctctctctccccacccccagtccctccggctctgtgtccatccccagtcccttgccctctctctccccaccaccaGACCCTCCGGCTCTGTCCATCCCCAGTCCcttgccctctctctccccacccccagtccctccagctctgtgtccatccccagtcccttgccctctctctccccacccccagtccttctgtctctgtgtccatccccagtcccttgccctctctctccccacccccagtccctccggctctgtgtccatccccagtcctttgccctctctctccccacccccagtccttctgtctctgtgtccatccccagtcccttgccctctctctccccacccccagcccctccagctctgtgtccatccccagtcctttgccctctctctccccacccccagtccttctgtctctgtgtccatccccagtcccttgccctctctctccccacccccagtccctccagctctgtgtccatccccagtcccttgccctctctctccccacccccagtccctccggctctgtgtccatccccagtcccttgccctctctctccccacccccagtccttctgtctctgtgtccatccccagtcccttgccctctctctccccacccccagtccttctgtctctgtgtccatccccagtcccttgccctctctctccccacccccagtccctccggctctgtgtccatccccagtcctttgccctctctctccccacccccagtccATCCATCTCTTGCCTCATCCCCAGACTTGCCCTACTGCCTCTCTTCCTACCGCAGACCCTCTTCCTGTCTCCCCtccgactctctccccacccctagTTTATCCTTTCCTTAGTACTCcacaccagtctctcagtctctctcctcacccctcacTTTTCATCCATTTCTGTCTCAGAGGACAGTCTGGGCCCCAGTGTGCACAGTCGACCATGGACCTGCATAATTTGTCAGTCACTGAAGTGTGACATGAAAGACATAGATCCTCCTGCCCACCACTTACACGCCCATCTGCAATGATCCCCTTCGCCCATATTAACGCCGATCCTAATTAAATATCAAggctgtctaaatgcctcttaatctAGGTGACAGCCATTGCCCTCCTCACCCACAGCCCTGGCAGTGAGTTCCTGATACAAACCACTCTGCAAAACTCGACctctcaggtcccctttaaattttcttcattgagGTCAATGccgtataaagcctcagtattatgctaacattgcatttgccttcctcgccactgactcaacctgccagttgaccttcagggtgttctgcagaaggactcccaagtccctttgcacctcaagagttttgaattttcaacccattttgaaaatagtcttcccatttatttcttctaccaaaatacatgaccacacacttcccgacactattccatctgcgacttctttgcccattctcctaatctgtctaggtccccCTGTGGCTTCCATgtctcctcaacactacccgcccctccacctatcttcaaatcaTCTACTAATttggccacaaagacatcaattctgtcatccaaataacatgaaaagaattggtggaacaccactagtcactggctgccggtcagaaaaggctccctttattcccactcattgccacTGGACATTCAGCCACGCCTTTgtccatactagaatctttcctgtgatgTCGTGGGCTCttggtgtggcaccttatcaaatgccttcttaaaatccaaatacacaacatccattaactctttgtctatcctgccagttatttcctcaaagaatcccaggagatctccagcatctacagCCTCAATCACTTCTCACTGAAGTTGGTGGGTACAATAGCACCCCACACTCTTAGGCCCCCGCTGATAAATCTTTGTAGCTCACTCCTCCTGAAAGCAGTGACTAGAATGGAACTCAGTACACCAAACGTTCAGATATCCTCCCTGAGGGTGCACAAAATCTGTGTCCTGTGATCAGCAGAGACCCACAGAGCAACTAACTCTTTGCCACATCTCCCGGGCTACACATTGTGGATTGTGAATTGTCTTCCCCATCACTTCCCCTCCCATATGTCTCTACTAACTGTCCTGTCTCATCACCTCCATTGCCATTGCATCTCCCCAGATCCTCCTCCTACCCCAGGATCATGCAATGTCTCTCTTGaccattccccttccctctccccctaaGATCACCTTCTTCCATCCCAACTCCAGGGTCACACATTGCTTCTGCTGTCCGCTCCACCCTAGGGGCACTAGTGGTCCATAAGTGCCATCCAAGCCGCATTGAAGCCCAACCCTTGCTCTGGTATACTCACCCCACCCTCTGCCTGGCTGTGGGTTCTCTCACTGCCCCAATTCAGAAGTCACTGTCACACCCTGTTCTGTGTGTATAGGAACCTTACAGAATGATCAGCTGCTCTGGTCCCTGCTGTCTCTTCAGCCGCCACCAGTCCCCCACTTCCCTTCAGCCGCCAGTCCCTCCCGTCCCTTCGGCCACCGCCGGTCCCTCCCGTCCCTTCGGCCACCGCCGGTCCCTCCCATCCCTTCGGCCACCGCCGGTCCCCCGCTTCCCTTCGGCCGCCGCCGGTCCCCCCCTTCCCTTCGGCCGCCGCCGGTCCCCCCCTTCCCTTCAGCCGCCGCCTGTCCCCCCCCTTCCCTTCGGCCGCCGCCGGTCCCTCCCGTCTCTTTGTCGCTGCTGTCTACTCCTTCAataaatgaccttgcctgatgcTATGTGTCCTTGTCCACTTGTGGGTGGAGCCTGTGGACTTCACCCTGGCAACAGGTTCGGGGTGCTGGCccagaatgtggagaggataatgATGAGGTGGGGGGAGCAGAGATTGGGGGTGGGGAATGGGTAGCACTAGCAGTATGACAGTGTGGGAGGGAGAGTAGGGGAACAGAAGAGTGGAGCTctggagggtgggaggagggtgaATCTGGGATCAATGATGTATGGGAATGGCATTTGCTCTTGGGAATCATTCCCAGGTGCCTGACGGAACACAGCAGGGTAACAGAAGGCCAGGAGGAGCAGGTGTGGTCAAGGTAGATGGAAGGGTGCTTGCAGAACTGCTTTGAGTCTGGGGACTGGACAATATTGatatgaatgaatatgccacagtcatCACTGAcaatcaagacctgtgtggatgagtgcgtGCCTTTGAGAACACACCAGACATACCCAAAGCAAAGGCCGTGGGTGAAACAGGAGCTTCCTGGTCTACTGAAGGCGAGACCTATGGTGCTCAAAGCCGTTCATTTAGAATGGTGATCTAGGTTCAGTGGCTGGCTTGGCATTCAAGGTGACGTACTCAATTGGATTtgacactggctttgtgggagaagccagagagtgttagTAGATGGTCACTTCTCTGCAtggagggctgtgactagtggagtgactCGTaccggtgctgggtcctttgttgctaTAACGAGGTTcattggatcagcagatttgcagatgtaGGGGACAGTCAGGAAGACTTGCTTGCATGGATTGCAGTGGGATACGGAGCAGCTAGAAAAATAGgtttaaaaatggcagatggaatttaatgcagacaagtgcaaagtaGGTCTGACACGGTGAATACAGGGTACTGTggagtgtggtaaaacaaagCGAACTGGGATTATAGGCCCAGAATTCATTGACAGTAGCATCACAGACAGGAtagtaaagaaaacttttggtatattggccttcatagaatgtactgagtacaggagatgggatgtttaaGTTGTTCAagtctataagacataggaggaatagagagcatgtctgtagggttagtactttgctctgCGTGTCAGATATAGGAATCCTGGGATTTTTCCTGTCTCCCAGATGAACACATCTGCGCCtggtgcaccgagatgcagctcctgagaaactgtgttagggatctggcaCTGT includes:
- the LOC132385645 gene encoding galectin-3-binding protein-like isoform X1, whose product is MDLILCPLCFVPRNKMTVLPALALMFLLLGLGEGLESGELRLSSGRLPSEGRVEVYYDGEWGTVCDDGWDLTDAHVVCRSLGYLNATEAVAGGFFGSGSGPILLDDVSCTGTETSLADCKTKGWKIHDCQHSEDAGVRCDPRRLDQLFGYRLDLTSEFYKSLEELYESHRDCDMNITVSSLEDGREEARFCVHRLILSLHTDGNLLSQSQGSCFNLLVSQDCVQYVDDIIRYFYTKTISVTLSSVKCIHNIASDYRITAVRDYCDQLFYKLMPQDSSFQQQLELYKYAGRVKDPVLQEICLQYFSWNCETFSQTVAWDELSVTDLAALLQRSDLVIESEFTLFQAVESWISRSGQTDAVGLLMKGIRFPMMSPEELISLPFNSSLYQQFESVFTQGVLEAFEFHSVRAQVLKYFKDLNTPDFQPRIYTSKQWSRTLAIPGLRDSAYQRTGLYGPTPSYYNRQQRYYGRYNSYYYSSPRVSFRTKQHMSQLFSSSTLQWTAYYHSTAQHCRNSYVSCPYDTYPVAVLTTYNTPETVTYRNSLLLLCNNSTVSYVQEMKNSTAVLPSHNNTDFSLFACDDGISTLQFVVRPFYV
- the LOC132385645 gene encoding galectin-3-binding protein-like isoform X2; this translates as MTVLPALALMFLLLGLGEGLESGELRLSSGRLPSEGRVEVYYDGEWGTVCDDGWDLTDAHVVCRSLGYLNATEAVAGGFFGSGSGPILLDDVSCTGTETSLADCKTKGWKIHDCQHSEDAGVRCDPRRLDQLFGYRLDLTSEFYKSLEELYESHRDCDMNITVSSLEDGREEARFCVHRLILSLHTDGNLLSQSQGSCFNLLVSQDCVQYVDDIIRYFYTKTISVTLSSVKCIHNIASDYRITAVRDYCDQLFYKLMPQDSSFQQQLELYKYAGRVKDPVLQEICLQYFSWNCETFSQTVAWDELSVTDLAALLQRSDLVIESEFTLFQAVESWISRSGQTDAVGLLMKGIRFPMMSPEELISLPFNSSLYQQFESVFTQGVLEAFEFHSVRAQVLKYFKDLNTPDFQPRIYTSKQWSRTLAIPGLRDSAYQRTGLYGPTPSYYNRQQRYYGRYNSYYYSSPRVSFRTKQHMSQLFSSSTLQWTAYYHSTAQHCRNSYVSCPYDTYPVAVLTTYNTPETVTYRNSLLLLCNNSTVSYVQEMKNSTAVLPSHNNTDFSLFACDDGISTLQFVVRPFYV